One window from the genome of Diospyros lotus cultivar Yz01 chromosome 11, ASM1463336v1, whole genome shotgun sequence encodes:
- the LOC127813741 gene encoding probable transcription factor KAN2 isoform X4 codes for MELFPAQPDLSLQISPPNSKPPSSWGSTTREEEKDLGFWKRAFDSRTWFSSMAQKPDTGFDLSLSDRRASEASSGHFQYQLRHQPPQHRLLQPQGLSPELGLLRPIRGIPVYQAQNPPPFPFAQQSLDNSISSCTLALIGTCNSSQTQAQSQGTARSRFLSRFPAKRSMRAPRMRWTTTLHARFVHAVELLGGHERATPKLVLELMDVKDLTLAHVKSHLQMYRTVKTTDRAAFSSGQSEVYENGSSGDTSDDVVFDTQNPRRSELSIQQGRLNFHKDKDYCGLWSNSSREAWLLGKGREGGEHIKSLEEMDPNCLSYERISDGCSSNFSESSPEKPNLEFTLGTPQ; via the exons ATGGAGCTGTTTCCAGCACAACCAGACCTCTCTCTCCAAATCAGCCCTCCAAACAGCAAACCCCCATCAAGTTGGGGCAGCACTactagagaagaagagaaggattTGGGTTTCTGGAAGAGAGCTTTCGACTCTAGAACCTGGTTCTCTTCAATGGCGCAAAAACCCGACACGGGTTTCGACCTCTCGCTTTCCGATCGGAGGGCATCGGAAGCCAGCTCCGGCCATTTCCAATACCAGCTCCGCCACCAGCCACCGCAGCACCGCCTGTTACAGCCGCAGGGGCTGAGCCCGGAGCTCGGCTTATTGAGACCCATAAGAGGAATTCCAGTGTACCAAGCTCAAAACCCTCCCCCTTTTCCCTTTGCTCAACAGTCTCTGGATAATTCTATATCCTCCTGTACACTCGCTCTCATAGGTACGTGCAACAGCTCACAAACGCAAGCACAGTCTCAAGGGACGGCGAGATCGAGGTTCTTGTCAAGGTTTCCAGCCAAGCGCAGCATGAGAGCACCCCGGATGCGGTGGACTACCACTCTCCATGCCCGGTTTGTTCACGCTGTTGAGCTCCTGGGCGGCCATGAAA GAGCTACGCCTAAATTAGTCCTCGAGCTCATGGATGTTAAAGATCTCACCTTGGCGCATGTCAAATCTCATTTACAG ATGTATCGCACAGTGAAGACAACCGATAGAGCAGCATTTTCTTCAG GACAATCAGAAGTATATGAAAATGGTTCTTCTGGAGATACTTCTGACGATGTAGTGTTCGACACTCAGAACCCTCGAAGGTCTGAACTATCAATTCAGCAGGGAAGGCTAAATTTTCATAAAGATAAGGATTATTGTGGCCTTTGGAGCAACTCTTCAAG GGAAGCTTGGTTGCTTGGAAAAGGAAGGGAAGGTGGAGAGCACATAAAATCTCTTGAG GAGATGGATCCAAACTGCTTAAGCTATGAGAGAATATCAGATGGATGCTCTTCAAACTTTTCAGAATCAAGCCCCGAGAAGCCCAATTTGGAGTTCACCTTGGGTACACCACAGTGA
- the LOC127813741 gene encoding probable transcription factor KAN2 isoform X1 has translation MELFPAQPDLSLQISPPNSKPPSSWGSTTREEEKDLGFWKRAFDSRTWFSSMAQKPDTGFDLSLSDRRASEASSGHFQYQLRHQPPQHRLLQPQGLSPELGLLRPIRGIPVYQAQNPPPFPFAQQSLDNSISSCTLALIGTCNSSQTQAQSQGTARSRFLSRFPAKRSMRAPRMRWTTTLHARFVHAVELLGGHERATPKLVLELMDVKDLTLAHVKSHLQMYRTVKTTDRAAFSSGQSEVYENGSSGDTSDDVVFDTQNPRRSELSIQQGRLNFHKDKDYCGLWSNSSSREAWLLGKGREGGEHIKSLEKEMDPNCLSYERISDGCSSNFSESSPEKPNLEFTLGTPQ, from the exons ATGGAGCTGTTTCCAGCACAACCAGACCTCTCTCTCCAAATCAGCCCTCCAAACAGCAAACCCCCATCAAGTTGGGGCAGCACTactagagaagaagagaaggattTGGGTTTCTGGAAGAGAGCTTTCGACTCTAGAACCTGGTTCTCTTCAATGGCGCAAAAACCCGACACGGGTTTCGACCTCTCGCTTTCCGATCGGAGGGCATCGGAAGCCAGCTCCGGCCATTTCCAATACCAGCTCCGCCACCAGCCACCGCAGCACCGCCTGTTACAGCCGCAGGGGCTGAGCCCGGAGCTCGGCTTATTGAGACCCATAAGAGGAATTCCAGTGTACCAAGCTCAAAACCCTCCCCCTTTTCCCTTTGCTCAACAGTCTCTGGATAATTCTATATCCTCCTGTACACTCGCTCTCATAGGTACGTGCAACAGCTCACAAACGCAAGCACAGTCTCAAGGGACGGCGAGATCGAGGTTCTTGTCAAGGTTTCCAGCCAAGCGCAGCATGAGAGCACCCCGGATGCGGTGGACTACCACTCTCCATGCCCGGTTTGTTCACGCTGTTGAGCTCCTGGGCGGCCATGAAA GAGCTACGCCTAAATTAGTCCTCGAGCTCATGGATGTTAAAGATCTCACCTTGGCGCATGTCAAATCTCATTTACAG ATGTATCGCACAGTGAAGACAACCGATAGAGCAGCATTTTCTTCAG GACAATCAGAAGTATATGAAAATGGTTCTTCTGGAGATACTTCTGACGATGTAGTGTTCGACACTCAGAACCCTCGAAGGTCTGAACTATCAATTCAGCAGGGAAGGCTAAATTTTCATAAAGATAAGGATTATTGTGGCCTTTGGAGCAACTCTTCAAG CAGGGAAGCTTGGTTGCTTGGAAAAGGAAGGGAAGGTGGAGAGCACATAAAATCTCTTGAG AAGGAGATGGATCCAAACTGCTTAAGCTATGAGAGAATATCAGATGGATGCTCTTCAAACTTTTCAGAATCAAGCCCCGAGAAGCCCAATTTGGAGTTCACCTTGGGTACACCACAGTGA
- the LOC127813741 gene encoding probable transcription factor KAN2 isoform X2 — MELFPAQPDLSLQISPPNSKPPSSWGSTTREEEKDLGFWKRAFDSRTWFSSMAQKPDTGFDLSLSDRRASEASSGHFQYQLRHQPPQHRLLQPQGLSPELGLLRPIRGIPVYQAQNPPPFPFAQQSLDNSISSCTLALIGTCNSSQTQAQSQGTARSRFLSRFPAKRSMRAPRMRWTTTLHARFVHAVELLGGHERATPKLVLELMDVKDLTLAHVKSHLQMYRTVKTTDRAAFSSGQSEVYENGSSGDTSDDVVFDTQNPRRSELSIQQGRLNFHKDKDYCGLWSNSSREAWLLGKGREGGEHIKSLEKEMDPNCLSYERISDGCSSNFSESSPEKPNLEFTLGTPQ; from the exons ATGGAGCTGTTTCCAGCACAACCAGACCTCTCTCTCCAAATCAGCCCTCCAAACAGCAAACCCCCATCAAGTTGGGGCAGCACTactagagaagaagagaaggattTGGGTTTCTGGAAGAGAGCTTTCGACTCTAGAACCTGGTTCTCTTCAATGGCGCAAAAACCCGACACGGGTTTCGACCTCTCGCTTTCCGATCGGAGGGCATCGGAAGCCAGCTCCGGCCATTTCCAATACCAGCTCCGCCACCAGCCACCGCAGCACCGCCTGTTACAGCCGCAGGGGCTGAGCCCGGAGCTCGGCTTATTGAGACCCATAAGAGGAATTCCAGTGTACCAAGCTCAAAACCCTCCCCCTTTTCCCTTTGCTCAACAGTCTCTGGATAATTCTATATCCTCCTGTACACTCGCTCTCATAGGTACGTGCAACAGCTCACAAACGCAAGCACAGTCTCAAGGGACGGCGAGATCGAGGTTCTTGTCAAGGTTTCCAGCCAAGCGCAGCATGAGAGCACCCCGGATGCGGTGGACTACCACTCTCCATGCCCGGTTTGTTCACGCTGTTGAGCTCCTGGGCGGCCATGAAA GAGCTACGCCTAAATTAGTCCTCGAGCTCATGGATGTTAAAGATCTCACCTTGGCGCATGTCAAATCTCATTTACAG ATGTATCGCACAGTGAAGACAACCGATAGAGCAGCATTTTCTTCAG GACAATCAGAAGTATATGAAAATGGTTCTTCTGGAGATACTTCTGACGATGTAGTGTTCGACACTCAGAACCCTCGAAGGTCTGAACTATCAATTCAGCAGGGAAGGCTAAATTTTCATAAAGATAAGGATTATTGTGGCCTTTGGAGCAACTCTTCAAG GGAAGCTTGGTTGCTTGGAAAAGGAAGGGAAGGTGGAGAGCACATAAAATCTCTTGAG AAGGAGATGGATCCAAACTGCTTAAGCTATGAGAGAATATCAGATGGATGCTCTTCAAACTTTTCAGAATCAAGCCCCGAGAAGCCCAATTTGGAGTTCACCTTGGGTACACCACAGTGA
- the LOC127813741 gene encoding probable transcription factor KAN2 isoform X3, with product MELFPAQPDLSLQISPPNSKPPSSWGSTTREEEKDLGFWKRAFDSRTWFSSMAQKPDTGFDLSLSDRRASEASSGHFQYQLRHQPPQHRLLQPQGLSPELGLLRPIRGIPVYQAQNPPPFPFAQQSLDNSISSCTLALIGTCNSSQTQAQSQGTARSRFLSRFPAKRSMRAPRMRWTTTLHARFVHAVELLGGHERATPKLVLELMDVKDLTLAHVKSHLQMYRTVKTTDRAAFSSGQSEVYENGSSGDTSDDVVFDTQNPRRSELSIQQGRLNFHKDKDYCGLWSNSSSREAWLLGKGREGGEHIKSLEEMDPNCLSYERISDGCSSNFSESSPEKPNLEFTLGTPQ from the exons ATGGAGCTGTTTCCAGCACAACCAGACCTCTCTCTCCAAATCAGCCCTCCAAACAGCAAACCCCCATCAAGTTGGGGCAGCACTactagagaagaagagaaggattTGGGTTTCTGGAAGAGAGCTTTCGACTCTAGAACCTGGTTCTCTTCAATGGCGCAAAAACCCGACACGGGTTTCGACCTCTCGCTTTCCGATCGGAGGGCATCGGAAGCCAGCTCCGGCCATTTCCAATACCAGCTCCGCCACCAGCCACCGCAGCACCGCCTGTTACAGCCGCAGGGGCTGAGCCCGGAGCTCGGCTTATTGAGACCCATAAGAGGAATTCCAGTGTACCAAGCTCAAAACCCTCCCCCTTTTCCCTTTGCTCAACAGTCTCTGGATAATTCTATATCCTCCTGTACACTCGCTCTCATAGGTACGTGCAACAGCTCACAAACGCAAGCACAGTCTCAAGGGACGGCGAGATCGAGGTTCTTGTCAAGGTTTCCAGCCAAGCGCAGCATGAGAGCACCCCGGATGCGGTGGACTACCACTCTCCATGCCCGGTTTGTTCACGCTGTTGAGCTCCTGGGCGGCCATGAAA GAGCTACGCCTAAATTAGTCCTCGAGCTCATGGATGTTAAAGATCTCACCTTGGCGCATGTCAAATCTCATTTACAG ATGTATCGCACAGTGAAGACAACCGATAGAGCAGCATTTTCTTCAG GACAATCAGAAGTATATGAAAATGGTTCTTCTGGAGATACTTCTGACGATGTAGTGTTCGACACTCAGAACCCTCGAAGGTCTGAACTATCAATTCAGCAGGGAAGGCTAAATTTTCATAAAGATAAGGATTATTGTGGCCTTTGGAGCAACTCTTCAAG CAGGGAAGCTTGGTTGCTTGGAAAAGGAAGGGAAGGTGGAGAGCACATAAAATCTCTTGAG GAGATGGATCCAAACTGCTTAAGCTATGAGAGAATATCAGATGGATGCTCTTCAAACTTTTCAGAATCAAGCCCCGAGAAGCCCAATTTGGAGTTCACCTTGGGTACACCACAGTGA